In Garra rufa chromosome 15, GarRuf1.0, whole genome shotgun sequence, a single genomic region encodes these proteins:
- the rorca gene encoding RAR-related orphan receptor C a, which produces MRAQIEVIPCKICGDKSSGIHYGVITCEGCKGFFRRSQQNNAIYSCSRQRNCLIDRTNRNRCQHCRLQKCLALGMSRDAVKFGRMSKKQRDSLYAEVQKHQQSQERAGGLGNSVSGHAGDEIGENSTNHGRAYSRGSSTTLSDLDDITTLPDGLLFDLPLTPEEAADYCSLELLGGSGGSSSSSQSSPESNSQEFGDMTHIKHEYQTLHEMGLYSRSLLNPPEGCSLMEIERITQNVVKSHIETSQYSTEELKRFVWTLYTPEEMRVTQNKSTEMMWQQCAVHITNAIQYVVEFAKRISGFMDLCQNDQIILLKAGCLDVLLIRMCRAYNPINNTLLFDGKFASPQLFKALGCDDLVAAVFEMAKTLSRLQLSDEEMALFTATVLLSPDRPWLTDAQKVQKLQEKVYVALQHCLHKSGADEEKLAKMVSKLPMMKSICNLHIDKLEFFRLLHPETAYNFPALYREVFCSEISFPDSTEG; this is translated from the exons ATGAGAG CACAAATCGAAGTAATCCCATGCAAGATTTGCGGGGACAAGTCATCGGGCATCCACTATGGGGTGATCACTTGTGAAGGCTGCAAG GGCTTCTTCCGCCGAAGTCAGCAAAACAATGCGATATACTCCTGCTCCAGGCAGAGGAACTGCCTTATTGACCGAACCAATCGCAACCGCTGCCAACACTGCCGCCTGCAAAAGTGTTTGGCACTGGGCATGAGCCGTGATG CGGTGAAGTTTGGACGCATGTCAAAAAAGCAGCGCGACAGCCTCTACGCCGAGGTTCAGAAGCACCAGCAGTCCCAGGAGCGGGCAGGGGGATTGGGCAACAGTGTATCCGGCCATGCTGGTGACGAGATCGGGGAGAACAGCACCAACCACGGCCGGGCCTACAGTCGTGGCTCCAGCACCACACTAAGTGACCTGGATGACATAACCACGCTACCAGACGGTCTCCTGTTTGATCTGCCACTCACACCGGAGGAAGCTGCTGACTACTGTAGCCTAGAGCTGCTGGGAGGAAGCGGTGGGAGCAGTTCGTCTTCCCAGAGTTCTCCTGAGTCGAACAGTCAGGAGTTTGGTGACATGACACACATCAAACACGAGTACCAGACCCTGCACGAGATGGGACTTTACAGTCGCTCATTACTTAACCCACCTGAAGGCTGTTCCTTGATGGAAATTG AACGGATAACACAGAATGTGGTAAAATCCCATATCGAGACAAGTCAGTACAGCACAGAAGAGCTGAAAAGATTTGTTTGGACCCTCTACACACCTGAGGAGATGCGCGTCACCCAAAACAAG TCCACAGAGATGATGTGGCAGCAGTGTGCAGTGCACATCACGAACGCCATCCAGTATGTGGTGGAGTTTGCCAAGCGCATCTCTGGATTCATGGACTTGTGTCAAAATGACCAGATTATCCTTCTCAAAGCAG GCTGCCTAGACGTGCTGTTGATCCGAATGTGTCGGGCCTACAACCCCATCAACAACACGCTGTTGTTCGACGGAAAGTTCGCAAGCCCGCAGCTCTTTAAAGCTCTCG GTTGTGATGATCTGGTGGCTGCTGTGTTTGAGATGGCTAAAACCCTCAGTCGGCTACAGCTTTCTGACGAGGAGATGGCTTTGTTTACCGCCACTGTGCTTCTGTCTCCAG ACCGACCTTGGTTGACAGATGCTCAGAAGGTGCAGAAACTTCAGGAGAAGGTCTATGTTGCATTGCAACACTGTCTTCATAAAAGTGGCGCCGATGAGGAGAAACTGGCAAAG ATGGTGTCCAAGTTGCCCATGATGAAGTCTATTTGCAACCTCCATATTGATAAGCTGGAGTTTTTCCGTCTCCTTCACCCAGAAACAGCCTACAACTTCCCTGCTCTCTACAGAGAGGTTTTCTGCAGCGAGATCTCCTTCCCAGACTCCACTGAGGGCTAA